A window of the Homo sapiens chromosome 18, GRCh38.p14 Primary Assembly genome harbors these coding sequences:
- the ZNF521 gene encoding zinc finger protein 521 isoform X2, with the protein MSRRKQAKPRSLKDPNCKLEDKTEDGEALDCKKRPEDGEELEDEAVHSCDSCLQVFESLSDITEHKINQCQLTDGVDVEDDPTCSWPASSPSSKDQTSPSHGEGCDFGEEEGGPGLPYPCQFCDKSFSRLSYLKHHEQSHSDKLPFKCTYCSRLFKHKRSRDRHIKLHTGDKKYHCSECDAAFSRSDHLKIHLKTHTSNKPYKCAICRRGFLSSSSLHGHMQVHERNKDGSQSGSRMEDWKMKDTQKCSQCEEGFDFPEDLQKHIAECHPECSPNEDRAALQCVYCHELFVEETSLMNHMEQVHSGEKKNSCSICSESFHTVEELYSHMDSHQQPESCNHSNSPSLVTVGYTSVSSTTPDSNLSVDSSTMVEAAPPIPKSRGRKRAAQQTPDMTGPSSKQAKVTYSCIYCNKQLFSSLAVLQIHLKTMHLDKPEQAHICQYCLEVLPSLYNLNEHLKQVHEAQDPGLIVSAMPAIVYQCNFCSEVVNDLNTLQEHIRCSHGFANPAAKDSNAFFCPHCYMGFLTDSSLEEHIRQVHCDLSGSRFGSPVLGTPKEPVVEVYSCSYCTNSPIFNSVLKLNKHIKENHKNIPLALNYIHNGKKSRALSPLSPVAIEQTSLKMMQAVGGAPARPTGEYICNQCGAKYTSLDSFQTHLKTHLDTVLPKLTCPQCNKEFPNQESLLKHVTIHFMITSTYYICESCDKQFTSVDDLQKHLLDMHTFVFFRCTLCQEVFDSKVSIQLHLAVKHSNEKKVYRCTSCNWDFRNETDLQLHVKHNHLENQGKVHKCIFCGESFGTEVELQCHITTHSKKYNCKFCSKAFHAIILLEKHLREKHCVFETKTPNCGTNGASEQVQKEEVELQTLLTNSQESHNSHDGSEEDVDTSEPMYGCDICGAAYTMETLLQNHQLRDHNIRPGESAIVKKKAELIKGNYKCNVCSRTFFSENGLREHMQTHLGPVKHYMCPICGERFPSLLTLTEHKVTHSKSLDTGNCRICKMPLQSEEEFLEHCQMHPDLRNSLTGFRCVVCMQTVTSTLELKIHGTFHMQKTGNGSAVQTTGRGQHVQKLYKCASCLKEFRSKQDLVKLDINGLPYGLCAGCVNLSKSASPGINVPPGTNRPGLGQNENLSAIEGKGKVGGLKTRCSSCNVKFESESELQNHIQTIHRELVPDSNSTQLKTPQVSPMPRISPSQSDEDIVFSMTEETSAHANTTEIWNLSIASP; encoded by the exons ATGGAGTGGATGTTGAAGATGATCCGACTTGCTCTTGGCCAGCTTCCTCACCTTCTAGCAAGGATCAGACTTCCCCTAGCCATGGAGAAGGTTGCGATTTTGGAGAGGAAGAAGGTGGCCCTGGGCTTCCATACCCGTGTCAATTCTGTGACAAGTCGTTTAGCCGCCTCAGCTACCTAAAGCACCATGAGCAGAGTCACAGTGACAAACTGCCTTTCAAATGCACCTACTGCAGTAGGCTGTTCAAACACAAGCGCAGCCGAGATCGCCACATAAAACTCCACACCGGGGACAAGAAGTACCACTGCAGTGAATGTGATGCTGCGTTTTCCAGAAGTGATCACTTGAAGATCCACTTAAAGACTCACACGTCCAACAAGCCATATAAATGTGCCATTTGTCGCCGTGGGTTTCTGTCCTCTAGTTCCTTACACGGACACATGCAGGTTCATGAGAGGAACAAGGACGGCTCTCAGTCCGGTTCCAGGATGGAGGACTGGAAGATGAAGGACACTCAGAAGTGCAGTCAGTGTGAGGAAGGCTTTGACTTCCCGGAAGACCTCCAAAAACACATTGCAGAGTGCCACCCCGAATGCTCCCCAAATGAGGACCGAGCGGCCCTCCAGTGTGTCTACTGCCACGAGCTCTTCGTAGAGGAGACCTCCCTCATGAACCACATGGAGCAGGTGCATAGCGGGGAGAAGAAGAACTCATGCAGCATTTGTTCTGAGAGTTTCCACACAGTTGAGGAACTGTACAGCCACATGGACAGTCACCAGCAACCGGAGTCATGCAATCACAGCAACAGCCCTTCCCTGGTCACGGTGGGCTATACCTCCGTGTCCAGTACGACTCCAGATTCCAACCTCTCAGTGGACAGCTCAACCATGGTGGAAGCTGCCCCGCCAATCCCAAAGAGTCGAGGGAGGAAGAGGGCCGCTCAACAAACCCCTGACATGACTGGTCCCTCGAGTAAACAAGCAAAAGTTACCTACAGCTGTATTTACTGCAACAAACAATTATTTTCAAGTCTTGCAGTTCTGCAGATTCACCTGAAAACTATGCACTTAGATAAGCCAGAACAGGCCCATATTTGTCAGTATTGCTTGGAGGTCCTGCCCTCACTCTATAACCTAAATGAACATCTTAAGCAAGTGCATGAAGCTCAGGACCCAGGTCTGATTGTTTCTGCCATGCCTGCCATTGTCTACCAGTGTAACTTCTGTTCCGAAGTTGTCAACGACCTCAACACTCTTCAGGAACACATCCGATGTTCTCATGGATTTGCAAACCCTGCAGCTAAAGATAGTAATGCATTCTTTTGTCCCCATTGCTATATGGGGTTTCTCACTGACTCTTCCCTGGAAGAGCATATTAGACAGGTTCATTGTGACCTCAGTGGCTCCCGATTTGGGTCTCCAGTGCTTGGGACTCCCAAAGAACCAGTAGTAGAAGTCTATTCTTGTTCCTATTGTACAAATTCGCCAATATTCAACAGCGTTCTTAAACTGAACAAGCATATCAAAGAGAATCATAAAAACATTCCCTTGGCCCTGAATTATATCCACAATGGGAAGAAATCCAGGGCCTTAAGCCCCCTATCTCCTGTGGCCATAGAGCAGACATCTCTTAAGATGATGCAGGCAGTAGGAGGTGCACCTGCACGTCCCACTGGAGAATATATCTGTAATCAATGTGGTGCTAAGTACACATCCCTAGACAGCTTTCAGACTCACCTAAAAACTCATCTCGACACTGTGCTTCCAAAATTGACCTGTCCTCAGTGCAACAAGGAATTCCCCAACCAAGAATCCTTGCTGAAGCATGTTACCATTCACTTTATGATCACTTCAACGTATTACATCTGTGAGAGTTGTGACAAGCAATTCACATCAGTGGATGACCTTCAGAAACACCTGCTGGACATGCACACCTTTGTCTTCTTTCGCTGCACCCTCTGCCAGGAAGTTTTTGACTCAAAAGTCTCCATTCAGCTCCACTTGGCTGTGAAGCACAGTAACGAAAAGAAAGTCTATAGGTGCACATCTTGCAACTGGGACTTCCGCAACGAAACTGACTTGCAGCTCCATGTGAAACACAACCACCTGGAAAACCAAGGGAAAGTGCATAAGTGCATTTTCTGCGGTGAGTCCTTTGGCACCGAGGTGGAGCTGCAATGCCACATCACCACTCACAGTAAGAAGTACAACTGCAAGTTCTGTAGCAAAGCCTTCCATGCGATCATTTTGTTAGAAAAACACTTGCGAGAAAAACACTGTGTATTCGAAACCAAGACACCCAACTGTGGAACAAATGGAGCTTCCGAGCAAGTGCAGAAAGAGGAAGTGGAGCTGCAGACTTTGCTGACCAACAGCCAGGAGTCCCACAACAGTCACGATGGGAGCGAAGAAGACGTTGACACCTCTGAGCCTATGTACGGCTGCGACATTTGTGGGGCAGCCTACACTATGGAAACTTTGCTGCAGAATCACCAGCTCCGAGACCACAACATCAGACCTGGAGAAAGTGCCATCGTGAAAAAGAAAGCTGAGCTCATTAAAGGGAATTACAAGTGCAACGTGTGCTCTCGAACCTTCTTCTCCGAAAATGGCCTCCGGGAACATATGCAGACCCACCTAGGCCCTGTCAAACACTACATGTGCCCTATTTGCGGAGAGCGGTTTCCCTCCCTTTTAACTCTTACTGAACACAAAGTCACGCATAGTAAGAGTCTTGATACTGGAAACTGCCGGATTTGCAAGATGCCTCTCCAGAGTGAAGAGGAGTTTTTAGAGCATTGCCAAATGCACCCTGACTTGAGGAATTCCCTGACAGGCTTTCGCTGCGTGGTGTGCATGCAGACAGTGACCTCCACCTTGGAACTCAAAATCCATGGGACGTTCCACATGCAAAAGACAGGGAATGGGTCTGCAGTTCAGACCACAGGGCGGGGCCAGCACGTCCAAAAACTGTATAAGTGCGCATCTTGCCTCAAAGAATTCCGTTCCAAGCAAGATCTGGTGAAACTTGATATCAATGGCCTGCCATATGGTCTGTGTGCCGGCTGCGTGAATCTCAGTAAGAGCGCCAGCCCAGGCATTAACGTCCCTCCCGGCACGAATAGACCAGGCTTGGGCCAGAATGAGAATCTGAGTGCCATTGAGGGGAAAGGCAAGGTGGGGGGACTGAAGACACGCTGCTCTAGCTGCAACGTTAAGTTTGAGTCTGAAAGTGAACTCCagaaccacatccaaaccatccACCGAGAGCTCGTGCCAGACAGCAACAGCACACAGTTGAAAACGCCCCAAGTATCACCAATGCCCAGAATCAGTCCCTCCCAGTCGGATGAG GATATTGTCTTCTCTATGACTGAAGAGACCAGCGCTCATGCCAACACTACTGAGATCTGGAATCTCAGCATAGCTTCACCGTGA
- the ZNF521 gene encoding zinc finger protein 521 isoform X5, with product MQVHERNKDGSQSGSRMEDWKMKDTQKCSQCEEGFDFPEDLQKHIAECHPECSPNEDRAALQCVYCHELFVEETSLMNHMEQVHSGEKKNSCSICSESFHTVEELYSHMDSHQQPESCNHSNSPSLVTVGYTSVSSTTPDSNLSVDSSTMVEAAPPIPKSRGRKRAAQQTPDMTGPSSKQAKVTYSCIYCNKQLFSSLAVLQIHLKTMHLDKPEQAHICQYCLEVLPSLYNLNEHLKQVHEAQDPGLIVSAMPAIVYQCNFCSEVVNDLNTLQEHIRCSHGFANPAAKDSNAFFCPHCYMGFLTDSSLEEHIRQVHCDLSGSRFGSPVLGTPKEPVVEVYSCSYCTNSPIFNSVLKLNKHIKENHKNIPLALNYIHNGKKSRALSPLSPVAIEQTSLKMMQAVGGAPARPTGEYICNQCGAKYTSLDSFQTHLKTHLDTVLPKLTCPQCNKEFPNQESLLKHVTIHFMITSTYYICESCDKQFTSVDDLQKHLLDMHTFVFFRCTLCQEVFDSKVSIQLHLAVKHSNEKKVYRCTSCNWDFRNETDLQLHVKHNHLENQGKVHKCIFCGESFGTEVELQCHITTHSKKYNCKFCSKAFHAIILLEKHLREKHCVFETKTPNCGTNGASEQVQKEEVELQTLLTNSQESHNSHDGSEEDVDTSEPMYGCDICGAAYTMETLLQNHQLRDHNIRPGESAIVKKKAELIKGNYKCNVCSRTFFSENGLREHMQTHLGPVKHYMCPICGERFPSLLTLTEHKVTHSKSLDTGNCRICKMPLQSEEEFLEHCQMHPDLRNSLTGFRCVVCMQTVTSTLELKIHGTFHMQKTGNGSAVQTTGRGQHVQKLYKCASCLKEFRSKQDLVKLDINGLPYGLCAGCVNLSKSASPGINVPPGTNRPGLGQNENLSAIEGKGKVGGLKTRCSSCNVKFESESELQNHIQTIHRELVPDSNSTQLKTPQVSPMPRISPSQSDEDIVFSMTEETSAHANTTEIWNLSIASP from the exons ATGCAGGTTCATGAGAGGAACAAGGACGGCTCTCAGTCCGGTTCCAGGATGGAGGACTGGAAGATGAAGGACACTCAGAAGTGCAGTCAGTGTGAGGAAGGCTTTGACTTCCCGGAAGACCTCCAAAAACACATTGCAGAGTGCCACCCCGAATGCTCCCCAAATGAGGACCGAGCGGCCCTCCAGTGTGTCTACTGCCACGAGCTCTTCGTAGAGGAGACCTCCCTCATGAACCACATGGAGCAGGTGCATAGCGGGGAGAAGAAGAACTCATGCAGCATTTGTTCTGAGAGTTTCCACACAGTTGAGGAACTGTACAGCCACATGGACAGTCACCAGCAACCGGAGTCATGCAATCACAGCAACAGCCCTTCCCTGGTCACGGTGGGCTATACCTCCGTGTCCAGTACGACTCCAGATTCCAACCTCTCAGTGGACAGCTCAACCATGGTGGAAGCTGCCCCGCCAATCCCAAAGAGTCGAGGGAGGAAGAGGGCCGCTCAACAAACCCCTGACATGACTGGTCCCTCGAGTAAACAAGCAAAAGTTACCTACAGCTGTATTTACTGCAACAAACAATTATTTTCAAGTCTTGCAGTTCTGCAGATTCACCTGAAAACTATGCACTTAGATAAGCCAGAACAGGCCCATATTTGTCAGTATTGCTTGGAGGTCCTGCCCTCACTCTATAACCTAAATGAACATCTTAAGCAAGTGCATGAAGCTCAGGACCCAGGTCTGATTGTTTCTGCCATGCCTGCCATTGTCTACCAGTGTAACTTCTGTTCCGAAGTTGTCAACGACCTCAACACTCTTCAGGAACACATCCGATGTTCTCATGGATTTGCAAACCCTGCAGCTAAAGATAGTAATGCATTCTTTTGTCCCCATTGCTATATGGGGTTTCTCACTGACTCTTCCCTGGAAGAGCATATTAGACAGGTTCATTGTGACCTCAGTGGCTCCCGATTTGGGTCTCCAGTGCTTGGGACTCCCAAAGAACCAGTAGTAGAAGTCTATTCTTGTTCCTATTGTACAAATTCGCCAATATTCAACAGCGTTCTTAAACTGAACAAGCATATCAAAGAGAATCATAAAAACATTCCCTTGGCCCTGAATTATATCCACAATGGGAAGAAATCCAGGGCCTTAAGCCCCCTATCTCCTGTGGCCATAGAGCAGACATCTCTTAAGATGATGCAGGCAGTAGGAGGTGCACCTGCACGTCCCACTGGAGAATATATCTGTAATCAATGTGGTGCTAAGTACACATCCCTAGACAGCTTTCAGACTCACCTAAAAACTCATCTCGACACTGTGCTTCCAAAATTGACCTGTCCTCAGTGCAACAAGGAATTCCCCAACCAAGAATCCTTGCTGAAGCATGTTACCATTCACTTTATGATCACTTCAACGTATTACATCTGTGAGAGTTGTGACAAGCAATTCACATCAGTGGATGACCTTCAGAAACACCTGCTGGACATGCACACCTTTGTCTTCTTTCGCTGCACCCTCTGCCAGGAAGTTTTTGACTCAAAAGTCTCCATTCAGCTCCACTTGGCTGTGAAGCACAGTAACGAAAAGAAAGTCTATAGGTGCACATCTTGCAACTGGGACTTCCGCAACGAAACTGACTTGCAGCTCCATGTGAAACACAACCACCTGGAAAACCAAGGGAAAGTGCATAAGTGCATTTTCTGCGGTGAGTCCTTTGGCACCGAGGTGGAGCTGCAATGCCACATCACCACTCACAGTAAGAAGTACAACTGCAAGTTCTGTAGCAAAGCCTTCCATGCGATCATTTTGTTAGAAAAACACTTGCGAGAAAAACACTGTGTATTCGAAACCAAGACACCCAACTGTGGAACAAATGGAGCTTCCGAGCAAGTGCAGAAAGAGGAAGTGGAGCTGCAGACTTTGCTGACCAACAGCCAGGAGTCCCACAACAGTCACGATGGGAGCGAAGAAGACGTTGACACCTCTGAGCCTATGTACGGCTGCGACATTTGTGGGGCAGCCTACACTATGGAAACTTTGCTGCAGAATCACCAGCTCCGAGACCACAACATCAGACCTGGAGAAAGTGCCATCGTGAAAAAGAAAGCTGAGCTCATTAAAGGGAATTACAAGTGCAACGTGTGCTCTCGAACCTTCTTCTCCGAAAATGGCCTCCGGGAACATATGCAGACCCACCTAGGCCCTGTCAAACACTACATGTGCCCTATTTGCGGAGAGCGGTTTCCCTCCCTTTTAACTCTTACTGAACACAAAGTCACGCATAGTAAGAGTCTTGATACTGGAAACTGCCGGATTTGCAAGATGCCTCTCCAGAGTGAAGAGGAGTTTTTAGAGCATTGCCAAATGCACCCTGACTTGAGGAATTCCCTGACAGGCTTTCGCTGCGTGGTGTGCATGCAGACAGTGACCTCCACCTTGGAACTCAAAATCCATGGGACGTTCCACATGCAAAAGACAGGGAATGGGTCTGCAGTTCAGACCACAGGGCGGGGCCAGCACGTCCAAAAACTGTATAAGTGCGCATCTTGCCTCAAAGAATTCCGTTCCAAGCAAGATCTGGTGAAACTTGATATCAATGGCCTGCCATATGGTCTGTGTGCCGGCTGCGTGAATCTCAGTAAGAGCGCCAGCCCAGGCATTAACGTCCCTCCCGGCACGAATAGACCAGGCTTGGGCCAGAATGAGAATCTGAGTGCCATTGAGGGGAAAGGCAAGGTGGGGGGACTGAAGACACGCTGCTCTAGCTGCAACGTTAAGTTTGAGTCTGAAAGTGAACTCCagaaccacatccaaaccatccACCGAGAGCTCGTGCCAGACAGCAACAGCACACAGTTGAAAACGCCCCAAGTATCACCAATGCCCAGAATCAGTCCCTCCCAGTCGGATGAG GATATTGTCTTCTCTATGACTGAAGAGACCAGCGCTCATGCCAACACTACTGAGATCTGGAATCTCAGCATAGCTTCACCGTGA